One Gossypium raimondii isolate GPD5lz chromosome 3, ASM2569854v1, whole genome shotgun sequence genomic window carries:
- the LOC105794206 gene encoding NAC domain-containing protein 2, whose product METKTSSDLPPGFRFHPTDEELITFYLKNQAKSKPCPVSIIPEVDIYKFDPWQLPDKAEFGEKEWYFFSPRDRKYPNGVRPNRATVSGYWKATGTDKAIYSGSKYVGVKKALVFYKGKPPKGLKTDWIMHEYRLNDSRKQITKQNGSMRLDDWVLCRIYKKKNSGGRGLDQQVEESNTPIHMTQCSNDASETQQMLKFPRTNSSVPQLLELDYMGPISQLLGENTYNSSFDYFPNTIASNTTGDHVEKLQLQEIPCQYTDSGKLQVNENGFLNQQVYMNPMLYQFQ is encoded by the exons ATGGAAACAAAAACCAGCTCTGACCTTCCTCCAGGTTTCAGATTCCACCCTACAGATGAAGAATTGATCACCTTCTACCTTAAAAACCAGGCCAAATCAAAGCCATGCCCTGTTTCAATTATCCCAGAAGTTGATATCTACAAATTTGATCCATGGCAATTGCCTG ATAAAGCAGAGTTTGGTGAAAAGGAATGGTACTTCTTTAGCCCTCGAGATAGGAAGTACCCGAATGGGGTTCGACCGAATAGGGCGACGGTGTCAGGGTATTGGAAGGCTACGGGCACGGACAAAGCCATTTATAGTGGTTCCAAATATGTTGGAGTGAAGAAGGCTCTTGTATTCTACAAGGGCAAGCCACCAAAGGGACTCAAGACTGACTGGATTATGCATGAATATCGGTTAAATGATTCACGTAAACAAATCACCAAGCAAAATGGATCCATGAGA CTGGATGATTGGGTCCTCTGCAGAATCTACAAGAAGAAGAACTCAGGGGGAAGAGGTTTGGATCAACAAGTGGAAGAATCAAATACCCCAATTCACATGACACAGTGTTCCAATGATGCTAGTGAAACCCAACAAATGTTGAAATTCCCAAGGACAAATAGTTCGGTTCCTCAACTACTGGAATTGGATTACATGGGTCCAATTTCCCAACTTTTGGGTGAAAATACATACAATTCCAGCTTTGACTATTTCCCTAACACCATAGCCAGTAATACCACAGGTGACCATGTTGAGAAACTTCAGCTACAAGAAATACCTTGCCAATACACTGATTCAGGGAAGCTTCAAGTGAATGAGAATGGGTTCTTAAACCAGCAAGTATATATGAATCCCATGCTGTATCAATTTCAGTAA